One genomic region from Zalophus californianus isolate mZalCal1 chromosome 14, mZalCal1.pri.v2, whole genome shotgun sequence encodes:
- the ARVCF gene encoding armadillo repeat protein deleted in velo-cardio-facial syndrome isoform X3, translating into MEDCNVHSAASILASVKEQEARFEQLTRALEQERRHVALQLERAQQPGMGSGGVGSGQPLPMAWQQLVLQEQSPGSQASLATMPEAPEVLEETVTVEEDPGTPTSHVSIVTSEDGTTRRTETKVTKTVKTVTTRTVRQVPVGPDGLPLLDGGPPLGPFTDGPLDRHFLLRGGGPAATLSRAYLSSGGSFTDGPEPRDVPSYGSLSRGLGVRPARGPLGPGPVDGSFTLPGRREAFPAGPEAVPPAGRSQPERFQAEPYGLEDDTRSLAADDEGGPELEPDYGTATRRRPECGRGLRTRAYEDVADDGGELMEERPPFPAATAPLAQPERGSLGSLDRVVRRSPSVDSARKEPRWRDPELPEVLAMLRHPVDPVKANAAAYLQHLCFENEGVKRRVRQLRGLPLLVALLDHPRAEVRRRACGALRNLSYGRDTDNKAAIRDCGGVPALVRLLRAARDNEVRELVTGTLWNLSSYEPLKMVIIDHGLQTLTHEVIVPHSGWEREPNEDSKPRDAEWTTVFKNTSGCLRNVSSDGAEARRRLRECEGLVDALLHALQSAVGRKDTDNKSVENCVCIMRNLSYHVHKEVPGADRYQEAEPGPLGVAAGSQRRRRDDAGCFGGKKAKEEWFHQGKKDGEMDRNFDTLDLPKRTEAAKGFELLYQPEVVRLYLSLLTESRNFNTLEAAAGALQNLSAGNWMWATYIRATVRKERGLPVLVELLQSETDKVVRAVAIALRNLSLDRRNKDLIGSYAMAELVRNVRNAQAPARPGAHLEEDTVVAVLNTIHEIVSDSLDNARSLLQARGVPALVALGAASQSVREAKAASHVLQTVWSYKELRGALQKDGWTKARFQSAAATAKGPKGAPNPGGFDDSTLPLVDKSLDGEKPGSRDVIPMEALGPDGYSTVDRRERRARGSDPAGEISEKEPLKPDPGRKVPPGPSRPAVRLVDAVGDAKPQPVDSWV; encoded by the exons GAGCAGAGCCCGGGCAGCCAGGCCTCACTGGCCACAATGCCAGAGGCACCCGAGGTGCTGGAGGAGACAGTGACAGTAGAGGAGGACCCTGGCACGCCCACCTCCCACGTGTCCATTGTCACGTCAGAAGACGGCACTACCCGGCGCACTGAGACCAAG GTCACCAAGACGGTCAAGACGGTGACCACGAGGACAGTGCGGCAGGTGCCCGTAGGCCCAGATGGCCTCCCCCTGCTGGACGGCGGCCCTCCACTAGGCCCCTTCACAGACGGCCCTCTGGACCGGCACTTCCTGTTGCGCGGGGGTGGTCCGGCAGCCACGCTTTCCCGAGCCTACCTCAGCAGCGGGGGCAGCTTTACCGATGGCCCTGAGCCCCGTGATGTCCCCAGCTACGGCAGTCTCTCCCGTGGGCTGGGTGTGCGGCCCGCACGTGGCCCCCTTGGCCCAGGCCCCGTCGATGGCAGCTTCACACTGCCTGGCCGACGTGAGGCCTTCCCTGCAGGCCCTGAGGCTGTGCCACCAGCTGGTCGCTCCCAGCCCGAGCGCTTCCAGGCAGAGCCATACGGCTTGGAGGATGACACCCGCAGCCTGGCTGCCGATGACGAGGGTGGCCCGGAGCTGGAGCCTGACTATGGCACTGCCACAAGGAGGAGGCCTGAGTGTGGACGTGGCCTTCGTACCAG GGCCTACGAGGATGTGGCAGATGATGGTGGTGAGCTGATGGAGGAGCGGCCCCCGTTTCCGGCTGCGACGGCACCCCTGGCCCAGCCAGAACGGGGCAGCCTAGGCAGCCTGGACCGAGTGGTACGGCGGTCACCCTCAGTTGACAGCGCCCGTAAGGAGCCGCGTTGGCGGGACCCCGAGCTGCCAGAGGTTCTGGCCATGCTGCGACACCCCGTGGACCCTGTGAAAGCCAATGCGGCCGCCTACCTGCAACACCTGTGCTTTGAGAACGAGGGTGTCAAGCGCCGTGTGCGGCAGCTGCGGGGCCTGCCTCTGCTCGTGGCTCTGCTGGACCACCCGAGGGCGGAGGTGCGGCGGCGGGCCTGCGGGGCTCTGCGAAACCTCTCCTACGGCCGAGACACGGACAACAAGGCTGCCATCCGGGACTGTGGCGGTGTGCCTGCCCTGGTGCGCCTGCTGCGGGCTGCCCGGGACAATGAGGTCCGAGAGCTTGTCACAG GCACACTCTGGAACCTGTCATCCTACGAGCCCCTGAAGATGGTCATCATTGACCACGGCCTGCAGACGCTGACCCACGAGGTCATTGTGCCCCACTCGGGCTGGGAGCGCGAGCCCAACGAGGATTCCAAGCCAAGGGATGCTGAGTGGACAACAGTCTTCAAGAACACATCGGGCTGCTTGAg GAACGTGAGTTCGGATGGTGCAGAGGCCCGGCGGCGGCTCCGGGAATGTGAAGGGCTGGTAGACGCCCTGCTGCACGCCCTGCAGTCAGCTGTGGGCAGGAAGGACACGGACAACAAG TCGGTGGAGAACTGTGTGTGTATCATGCGGAACCTGTCCTACCACGTGCACAAGGAGGTGCCTGGGGCCGACAGGTACCAGGAGGCTGAGCCGGGGCCCCTGGGCGTTGCTGCGGGCTCCCAGCGCCGGAGGAGGGATGACGCTGGCTGCTTCGGTGGCAAGAAGGCCAAAG AGGAGTGGTTCCATCAAG GGAAGAAGGATGGTGAGATGGACCGGAACTTTGACACACTGGACCTGCCCAAGCGAACTGAGGCTGCCAAAG GCTTTGAGCTGCTGTATCAGCCCGAGGTGGTACgtctctacctctccctcctcACCGAGAGCCGGAACTTTAACACCCTGGAGGCTGCTGCTGGTGCCCTACAGAACCTCAGCGCCGGCAACTGGATG TGGGCCACCTACATCCGTGCCACGGTGCGCAAGGAGCGTGGCCTTCCGGTGCTCGTGGAGCTGCTGCAGTCCGAGACTGACAAGGTGGTGCGTGCTGTTGCCATCGCCCTGCGCAACCTCTCCCTGGACCGGCGCAACAAGGACCTCATTG GGAGCTATGCCATGGCCGAGCTGGTGCGGAACGTGCGCAATGCGCAGGCTCCAGCGCGACCAGGTGCCCACCTGGAGGAGGACACCGTGGTGGCCGTGCTCAACACCATCCATGAGATCGTGTCCGACAGCCTGGACAATGCGCGCTCACTACTCCAGGCCCGAGGCGTTCCAGCGCTGGTGGCCCTTGGCGCTGCCAG CCAATCGGTACGTGAAGCGAAGGCCGCCTCCCACGTGCTGCAGACTGTGTGGAGCTACAAGGAGCTGCGTGGCGCCCTACAGAAGGATGGCTGGACCAAGGCACGCTTCCAG tcagcCGCTGCTACCGCTAAGGGACCCAAAGGAGCACCGAATCCCGGAGGCTTTGACGACAGCACGCTGCCACTGGTGGACAAGAGCCTTG ATGGCGAGAAGCCAGGCAGCCGAGACGTGATCCCCATGGAGGCACTTGGCCCAG ACGGATACTCCACTGTGGACCGGAGGGAGAGGAGGGCTCGAGGTAGTGACCCTGCAGGGGAGATCTCTGAGAAGGAACCGTTGAAA CCCGACCCCGGCAGGAAGGTTCCTCCTGGGCCCAGCAGGCCTGCAGTCAGGCTGGTGGACGCCGTGGGGGACGCTAAGCCTCAGCCCGTTGACTCCTGGGTCTAG
- the ARVCF gene encoding armadillo repeat protein deleted in velo-cardio-facial syndrome isoform X4, whose translation MEDCNVHSAASILASVKEQEARFEQLTRALEQERRHVALQLERAQQPGMGSGGVGSGQPLPMAWQQLVLQEQSPGSQASLATMPEAPEVLEETVTVEEDPGTPTSHVSIVTSEDGTTRRTETKVTKTVKTVTTRTVRQVPVGPDGLPLLDGGPPLGPFTDGPLDRHFLLRGGGPAATLSRAYLSSGGSFTDGPEPRDVPSYGSLSRGLGVRPARGPLGPGPVDGSFTLPGRREAFPAGPEAVPPAGRSQPERFQAEPYGLEDDTRSLAADDEGGPELEPDYGTATRRRPECGRGLRTRAYEDVADDGGELMEERPPFPAATAPLAQPERGSLGSLDRVVRRSPSVDSARKEPRWRDPELPEVLAMLRHPVDPVKANAAAYLQHLCFENEGVKRRVRQLRGLPLLVALLDHPRAEVRRRACGALRNLSYGRDTDNKAAIRDCGGVPALVRLLRAARDNEVRELVTGTLWNLSSYEPLKMVIIDHGLQTLTHEVIVPHSGWEREPNEDSKPRDAEWTTVFKNTSGCLRNVSSDGAEARRRLRECEGLVDALLHALQSAVGRKDTDNKSVENCVCIMRNLSYHVHKEVPGADRYQEAEPGPLGVAAGSQRRRRDDAGCFGGKKAKGKKDGEMDRNFDTLDLPKRTEAAKGFELLYQPEVVRLYLSLLTESRNFNTLEAAAGALQNLSAGNWMWATYIRATVRKERGLPVLVELLQSETDKVVRAVAIALRNLSLDRRNKDLIGSYAMAELVRNVRNAQAPARPGAHLEEDTVVAVLNTIHEIVSDSLDNARSLLQARGVPALVALGAASQSVREAKAASHVLQTVWSYKELRGALQKDGWTKARFQSAAATAKGPKGAPNPGGFDDSTLPLVDKSLDGEKPGSRDVIPMEALGPDGYSTVDRRERRARGSDPAGEISEKEPLKPDPGRKVPPGPSRPAVRLVDAVGDAKPQPVDSWV comes from the exons GAGCAGAGCCCGGGCAGCCAGGCCTCACTGGCCACAATGCCAGAGGCACCCGAGGTGCTGGAGGAGACAGTGACAGTAGAGGAGGACCCTGGCACGCCCACCTCCCACGTGTCCATTGTCACGTCAGAAGACGGCACTACCCGGCGCACTGAGACCAAG GTCACCAAGACGGTCAAGACGGTGACCACGAGGACAGTGCGGCAGGTGCCCGTAGGCCCAGATGGCCTCCCCCTGCTGGACGGCGGCCCTCCACTAGGCCCCTTCACAGACGGCCCTCTGGACCGGCACTTCCTGTTGCGCGGGGGTGGTCCGGCAGCCACGCTTTCCCGAGCCTACCTCAGCAGCGGGGGCAGCTTTACCGATGGCCCTGAGCCCCGTGATGTCCCCAGCTACGGCAGTCTCTCCCGTGGGCTGGGTGTGCGGCCCGCACGTGGCCCCCTTGGCCCAGGCCCCGTCGATGGCAGCTTCACACTGCCTGGCCGACGTGAGGCCTTCCCTGCAGGCCCTGAGGCTGTGCCACCAGCTGGTCGCTCCCAGCCCGAGCGCTTCCAGGCAGAGCCATACGGCTTGGAGGATGACACCCGCAGCCTGGCTGCCGATGACGAGGGTGGCCCGGAGCTGGAGCCTGACTATGGCACTGCCACAAGGAGGAGGCCTGAGTGTGGACGTGGCCTTCGTACCAG GGCCTACGAGGATGTGGCAGATGATGGTGGTGAGCTGATGGAGGAGCGGCCCCCGTTTCCGGCTGCGACGGCACCCCTGGCCCAGCCAGAACGGGGCAGCCTAGGCAGCCTGGACCGAGTGGTACGGCGGTCACCCTCAGTTGACAGCGCCCGTAAGGAGCCGCGTTGGCGGGACCCCGAGCTGCCAGAGGTTCTGGCCATGCTGCGACACCCCGTGGACCCTGTGAAAGCCAATGCGGCCGCCTACCTGCAACACCTGTGCTTTGAGAACGAGGGTGTCAAGCGCCGTGTGCGGCAGCTGCGGGGCCTGCCTCTGCTCGTGGCTCTGCTGGACCACCCGAGGGCGGAGGTGCGGCGGCGGGCCTGCGGGGCTCTGCGAAACCTCTCCTACGGCCGAGACACGGACAACAAGGCTGCCATCCGGGACTGTGGCGGTGTGCCTGCCCTGGTGCGCCTGCTGCGGGCTGCCCGGGACAATGAGGTCCGAGAGCTTGTCACAG GCACACTCTGGAACCTGTCATCCTACGAGCCCCTGAAGATGGTCATCATTGACCACGGCCTGCAGACGCTGACCCACGAGGTCATTGTGCCCCACTCGGGCTGGGAGCGCGAGCCCAACGAGGATTCCAAGCCAAGGGATGCTGAGTGGACAACAGTCTTCAAGAACACATCGGGCTGCTTGAg GAACGTGAGTTCGGATGGTGCAGAGGCCCGGCGGCGGCTCCGGGAATGTGAAGGGCTGGTAGACGCCCTGCTGCACGCCCTGCAGTCAGCTGTGGGCAGGAAGGACACGGACAACAAG TCGGTGGAGAACTGTGTGTGTATCATGCGGAACCTGTCCTACCACGTGCACAAGGAGGTGCCTGGGGCCGACAGGTACCAGGAGGCTGAGCCGGGGCCCCTGGGCGTTGCTGCGGGCTCCCAGCGCCGGAGGAGGGATGACGCTGGCTGCTTCGGTGGCAAGAAGGCCAAAG GGAAGAAGGATGGTGAGATGGACCGGAACTTTGACACACTGGACCTGCCCAAGCGAACTGAGGCTGCCAAAG GCTTTGAGCTGCTGTATCAGCCCGAGGTGGTACgtctctacctctccctcctcACCGAGAGCCGGAACTTTAACACCCTGGAGGCTGCTGCTGGTGCCCTACAGAACCTCAGCGCCGGCAACTGGATG TGGGCCACCTACATCCGTGCCACGGTGCGCAAGGAGCGTGGCCTTCCGGTGCTCGTGGAGCTGCTGCAGTCCGAGACTGACAAGGTGGTGCGTGCTGTTGCCATCGCCCTGCGCAACCTCTCCCTGGACCGGCGCAACAAGGACCTCATTG GGAGCTATGCCATGGCCGAGCTGGTGCGGAACGTGCGCAATGCGCAGGCTCCAGCGCGACCAGGTGCCCACCTGGAGGAGGACACCGTGGTGGCCGTGCTCAACACCATCCATGAGATCGTGTCCGACAGCCTGGACAATGCGCGCTCACTACTCCAGGCCCGAGGCGTTCCAGCGCTGGTGGCCCTTGGCGCTGCCAG CCAATCGGTACGTGAAGCGAAGGCCGCCTCCCACGTGCTGCAGACTGTGTGGAGCTACAAGGAGCTGCGTGGCGCCCTACAGAAGGATGGCTGGACCAAGGCACGCTTCCAG tcagcCGCTGCTACCGCTAAGGGACCCAAAGGAGCACCGAATCCCGGAGGCTTTGACGACAGCACGCTGCCACTGGTGGACAAGAGCCTTG ATGGCGAGAAGCCAGGCAGCCGAGACGTGATCCCCATGGAGGCACTTGGCCCAG ACGGATACTCCACTGTGGACCGGAGGGAGAGGAGGGCTCGAGGTAGTGACCCTGCAGGGGAGATCTCTGAGAAGGAACCGTTGAAA CCCGACCCCGGCAGGAAGGTTCCTCCTGGGCCCAGCAGGCCTGCAGTCAGGCTGGTGGACGCCGTGGGGGACGCTAAGCCTCAGCCCGTTGACTCCTGGGTCTAG